The stretch of DNA ATACAATTAAAGGAAACAAAATAAGAATATAAAGCGggaatttcttatcaatttttttcacataaaaatagtgtagaaatagaaaaaaaagtttatttatacagaaataaaaagaaaaaggaaaaattattgaaaagaaaaagtaaacgATAAAACGTAACGTAAATCTCTTTTCTCTccatttatatacataattatCCTTTAGGtttgaatgagaaagaaaattttaaataaaaaaaactagattatatatatatatcttGCATTgagaaagtaaaaattaaatttaaaacaaaaaaaaaataagaagaaagtAATGTTATAGTGGGAATGCAAAtagaattgtaaaaaataattacacaGAAGGaagattagataaaaaaaaacaaacaaaaaaaggtaatttatcaatttgtggagaaaaaaaagaagtagtTTAACAAATTTTGTAATGAGACACATTTaacagaattattttaatcaatgacAAATAACATGCTGAGGAGGAAATTTGTGTTGGAGTAGATTTAGTACCATTTGCCGCACAACGTCGGAACTTGTGACCATTTGGGGCTCTTTATCGGCTACGTTGCCACCCATTGAGATTCGCATTTGTTCTTGATTCTTTGGCCGTCGTGCTGATGCATGAATTTCACGGCATTTTGTCTCATCGGCAATCTTCCTGATATTCTCTTCCGTAATTCCAGCACCGGGCATAATGGTTAGTTTCTCGCCGAACTTCTCATTCATCACCCTGATGACGTCGATGCCCTCCTCAGCGGATGACCGGAAACCACTTGTGAGGAGTCGCGTGAATCCCAAATTGGCGATTTTGGAGCAATTCTTCATGAAATCCACCTCTTTGGTTAAATCAAAGGCACGATGGAATGTAACTGGAAGCCCCCCGGCGAGCCTTATGACACGCGCACACAAATCTTCATCTATTTCACCAGCCGGAGTTAGGGCACCGAAGACAAAGCCATCAGCTCCTTCCTTCTTGAACAAATCAATATCATGATGAATTTGGTACCAGTCTTCTTCGTAACAAAAATCACCTCTACGTGGTCGTAACATCACAAAAGCCGGAATACTCCGAAATGTCTGCAAATGGAtgtggcaagaaaaaaaaagaaaatgcattggGATGTGTTGTTCCCCCTGATCCCAGAGTGATCCCATTTTCATTTCCATCAAGTCTCTTACTTGCTTCACAACGTACAAAAGGCCAGGAGATGGTGTGAGACCACCTTCACTGAGAGCCGAACACAATTCAAGTCTTTCAGCACCACCAGCTATTGCTGCTCTTGCGGATTCACAACTATCCACGCAGACTTCCAAAAGAACTTTTCCCATATTGTAAGTATCCccctaaatatatttttctttttttatgttcttgaagaatttctcacaGAGCGATTTATGCCCCTCGAAATGTGACTTATGTAATCAATGTTGGTCTACCTTCCACCTCCTCTGCAGATTCGCaatgaaggagaagaagagatGTCAATGAAACCCCGTACTGAAGGTAAGTTTTTCCATGCATGTAATGAAAACAAATATTGGGCTGTCCCTTAATGTTCCGGACTTTTTCccatattatttctttttttttctttatggaTTTTAATCGGACTAAATATTAGACAAACCAATATGAAGTTATTAGTTATTTTAGACAGAGATAcaagatatatattttttttagtaaaaaggaagagcaagagagagagagagaaggttTTGAGGAGAAATAAAAGGGTTATTGGCgcaaagagaataaattctcTGGCAGTTCTGAGCATGTAAACTCCACGGTTCTCTCACTTTTAAAGTTTCGGTAAGCTTAACGGAAAAGTTGAGCtttttgcaaacatttttattttaaataattctatttttgtgGAATAAAAAATGCTTATAGCTCAAAGATTTTATGATAAAACGGCTATAAAGTGTTATAGGAAAAAT from Lutzomyia longipalpis isolate SR_M1_2022 chromosome 1, ASM2433408v1 encodes:
- the LOC129797118 gene encoding copper homeostasis protein cutC homolog — encoded protein: MGKVLLEVCVDSCESARAAIAGGAERLELCSALSEGGLTPSPGLLYVVKQTFRSIPAFVMLRPRRGDFCYEEDWYQIHHDIDLFKKEGADGFVFGALTPAGEIDEDLCARVIRLAGGLPVTFHRAFDLTKEVDFMKNCSKIANLGFTRLLTSGFRSSAEEGIDVIRVMNEKFGEKLTIMPGAGITEENIRKIADETKCREIHASARRPKNQEQMRISMGGNVADKEPQMVTSSDVVRQMVLNLLQHKFPPQHVICH